The proteins below come from a single Malus sylvestris chromosome 3, drMalSylv7.2, whole genome shotgun sequence genomic window:
- the LOC126615363 gene encoding autophagy-related protein 18g-like: MKKSKGKNNGLLPNSLRIISSCLKTVSTNASTVASTVRSAGASVAASISASEDQKDQVTWAGFDRLELSHSTFKHVLLLGYQNGFQVFDMEDASNFSELVSKRDGPVSFLQMQPCPAASDGNQGFRTAHPLLLVVAGDDTNGVGIVQNTGHMGGTGREGNLESRPGNPVSSPTAVRFYSLRSQGYVHVLRFRSAVCMIRCSPRIVAVGLATQIYCFDALTLENRFSVLTYPVPQLAGQGSNGFNVGYGPMTVGPRWLAYASNSPLVSNASCLGPQNLTPSPGVSPSTSPGNGSYVARYAVESSKQLAAGIINLGDMGCKTLYKYCQEMLPDGSNSPISSNSGWKVSRHAGTEMDNAGMVVVKDFITRAVISQFKAHTSPISALCFDPSGTLLVTASVYGNNINIFRIMPSCKRSGSGVQNFDWSSSHVHLYKLHRGILSAMIQDICFSHYSQWVAIVSSKGTCHVFVLSPFGGDAGFRLLNNHGEEPSLCPVLTLPWWSASSCIINQQSFPPPPPVALSVVSRIKYSSFGWLSTVNNATASATGKVFVPSGAVAAVFHNSLCQSLQHCNSRKSTLEHLLVYTPSGHVVQHELQPRTGVEQSHSGLSTQVATSMHMQDEELRVKVEPIQWWDVCRRSDWPEREDGSFGTTSDRQEVADIIQNKSGSDGTHRMESLDLNGAVGGERRLKTYSGKVHDRSHWYLSNAEVQISSLRLPIWQKSKICFYMMGCPRADSFIGGEFETEKVPVHEIEMRQKDLLPVFEQFHFIKSSWDDRSLAGGRYPSHTSPAHQAEDKTLEETVICHSNPASLSSTESSDGGSSRRIEHFLDLDQMNNEKPRTTVYQTLDGSERRANTIVEPSLENHVSFSIRCTPSEHFKNIDSQVNGCVTNSLPVLESKLSSGGRVSAEEGPALTAIGVEEVSVLYSDQHASSTDIVAEGASTLQHPIDLSQFFQEEHCNALEKNGCNGLTDVVGDDVDSDSSHCDKVKPEDKEDGEMLGGIFAFSD; this comes from the exons GTAACGTGGGCTGGCTTTGACAGGCTAGAGCTTAGTCACTCTACCTTCAAGCATGTTCTCTTACTCGGTTATCAGAATGGGTTTCAAGTTTTCGATATGGAAGATGCCTCAAATTTCAGTGAACTAGTTTCAAAGCGTGATGGCCCGGTTTCATTCTTACAGATGCAGCCCTGTCCTGCTGCATCTGATGGTAACCAAGGGTTCAGAACCGCGCATCCTTTGCTGCTGGTTGTTGCTGGAGATGACACTAATGGTGTGGGAATTGTTCAGAATACTGGCCACATGGGAGGCACAGGCAGAGAGGGTAATTTGGAGTCTCGGCCTGGGAACCCTGTCAGCTCTCCTACAGCTGTTCGGTTTTACTCCCTTAGGTCCCAAGGTTACGTACATGTTCTGAGGTTTCGGTCAGCTGTGTGTATGATTAGATGCAGTCCTCGGATAGTAGCTGTGGGTCTTGCAACTCAA ATTTACTGCTTTGATGCGCTCACCCTCGAAAACAGATTCAGTGTTCTTACCTATCCTGTTCCTCAGCTAGCAGGGCAAGGATCAAATGGATTTAATGTTGGTTACGGCCCAATGACTGTGGGTCCTAGGTGGTTAGCCTATGCTTCCAACAGCCCTCTAGTGTCAAACGCAAGTTGCTTAGGCCCCCAAAACCTCACTCCTTCTCCCGGAGTTAGTCCATCTACATCACCTGGCAATGGTAGTTATGTGGCTCGTTATGCAGTGGAGTCTAGTAAACAGTTGGCTGCTGGAATAATTAACCTGGGTGACATGGGATGCAAAACCTTGTATAAATACTGTCAAGAGATGCTCCCTGATGGATCTAACTCTCCAATATCGTCAAATTCAGGCTGGAAAGTTAGCAGGCATGCAGGCACAGAAATGGATAATGCAGGGATG GTTGTTGTCAAAGATTTTATTACCCGAGCTGTTATATCGCAGTTTAAAGCTCATACCAGTCCAATATCTGCACTGTGTTTCGATCCTAGTGGGACCCTTCTCGTTACTGCCTCAGTATATGgaaataatattaatatttttcggATAATGCCTTCATGCAAACGCAGTGGATCAGGTGTTCAAAACTTTGATTGGAGCTCTTCTCATGTGCATCTTTACAAACTGCATCGTGGAATATTATCAGCT ATGATCCAGGACATTTGCTTTAGTCATTACAGTCAGTGGGTTGCTATTGTTTCGTCCAAGGGGACCTGCCATGTTTTTGTTTTATCCCCTTTTGGTGGCGATGCTGGATTTCGGCTTCTTAATAATCACGGTGAAGAACCCTCCCTGTGCCCAGTTTTAACCCTACCTTGGTGGTCTGCTTCTTCTTGCATCATTAATCAACAATCttttccaccaccaccacctgtTGCTCTTTCCGTGGTGAGCAGGATAAAGTACAGTAGTTTTGGATGGCTTAGCACAGTCAACAATGCCACTGCTTCAGCAACAGGGAAGGTCTTTGTGCCATCTGGTGCTGTTGCTGCAGTTTTTCATAATTCTTTATGTCAGAGTCTTCAGCACTGTAACTCAAGGAAGAGTACCTTGGAACATCTCTTAGTTTATACTCCATCGGGTCATGTAGTTCAACATGAACTTCAGCCAAGGACAGGGGTAGAACAGAGTCATAGTGGTCTAAGTACCCAGGTCGCCACGTCTATGCATATGCAGGACGAAGAGCTGAGAGTGAAAGTTGAACCTATTCAATGGTGGGACGTGTGTAGGCGGTCAGACTGGCCAGAAAGGGAGGACGGTAGTTTTGGTACCACATCCGATAGACAAGAGGTGGCTGACATAATCCAGAACAAATCAGGTTCTGATGGTACTCATAGAATGGAGTCTCTAGACTTAAATGGTGCTGTTGGGGGCGAAAGGAGACTTAAAACTTATTCTGGGAAGGTCCATGATAGGTCCCACTGGTACCTCTCCAATGCAGAGGTGCAAATCAGTTCTTTGAGATTACCAATATGGCAAAAGTCTAAG ATTTGTTTTTACATGATGGGCTGTCCAAGAGCTGATAGTTTCATTGGTGGAGAGTTCGAAACTGAAAAGGTCCCTGttcatgaaattgaaatgaGACAGAAGGATTTGTTGCCTGTTTTTGAGCAGTTCCATTTCATCAAATCAAGCTGGGATGACAG AAGCCTTGCTGGTGGGAGGTATCCCAGTCATACTTCGCCAGCTCATCAAGCTGAAGACAAGACCTTGGAAGAGACTGTTATATGTCACTCGAACCCTGCATCACTTAGCTCCACTGAAAGCTCAGATGGGG GTTCGTCAAGAAGAATTGAGCATTTTCTCGACTTGGATCAAATGAACAATGAGAAGCCCCGCACAACAGTGTATCAGACCTTGGATGGCTCGGAAAGAAGAGCCAATACAATTGTTGAGCCTTCGTTAGAAAACCATGTATCTTTCAGCATTCGGTGTACTCCATCTGAACATTTTAAGAACATCGATTCTCAAGTCAATGGCTGTGTCACCAACAGTTTGCCTGTGTTAGAAAGTAAATTGAGTTCAGGAGGAAGAGTTTCTGCTGAAGAAGGCCCAGCATTGACAGCAATTGGGGTCGAGGAGGTCTCGGTTTTATACTCTGATCAACATGCTTCAAGTACCGATATTGTGGCAGAGGGGGCTTCCACTTTGCAGCATCCGATAGATCTTTCACAGTTTTTCCAGGAGGAGCATTGTAATGCACTGGAGAAGAATGGATGCAATGGCCTAACTGATGTCGTAGGTGACGATGTTGACAGCGACAGTAGCCACTGCGATAAGGTGAAACCCGAAGACAAGGAAGATGGTGAAATGCTTGGAGGCATATTTGCCTTTTCTGATTGA